In Salinisphaera sp. LB1, one genomic interval encodes:
- the arnF gene encoding 4-amino-4-deoxy-L-arabinose-phosphoundecaprenol flippase subunit ArnF: protein MSRAGVVTGFQLAGASIALVTYAQLAQKWGMAHLPPLHYAAWVGADSAAWAEALFFVASGLLAYLVSMACWMGALAYLPLNRAYPLLGLSYALVYLAGAALPWYPDTISARGVLGVGLIGAGVVLINLRRSPRDMP, encoded by the coding sequence ATGTCTCGCGCCGGCGTTGTAACAGGCTTCCAGTTGGCCGGCGCCAGCATCGCCCTGGTCACCTATGCCCAACTGGCGCAGAAATGGGGCATGGCGCACCTGCCGCCGCTGCACTATGCCGCCTGGGTCGGGGCGGACAGCGCGGCATGGGCCGAGGCGCTGTTCTTCGTGGCGTCCGGCCTGCTGGCCTACCTGGTATCCATGGCCTGCTGGATGGGGGCGCTGGCTTACCTGCCCCTCAATCGGGCCTATCCGCTGCTGGGCCTGAGTTATGCACTGGTCTATCTGGCCGGTGCGGCGCTGCCCTGGTACCCGGATACGATCTCGGCGCGCGGCGTCCTCGGCGTGGGACTGATCGGCGCGGGGGTCGTGTTGATCAATCTGCGTCGCTCGCCGCGTGATATGCCTTGA
- the arnE gene encoding 4-amino-4-deoxy-L-arabinose-phosphoundecaprenol flippase subunit ArnE: MAYVLIVSVLVCAGQLCQKQAVEGWRDRAIPLSIKLRSPWLWAALVFLGLGMMIWLLALRVLPVGVAYPMLSLNFVWVTMAARFLFNEPVGWQHAAGIALIIAGISCLAPAL; the protein is encoded by the coding sequence ATGGCCTATGTCCTGATCGTGAGCGTACTGGTATGCGCCGGCCAGCTTTGCCAGAAGCAGGCGGTGGAAGGCTGGCGGGACCGGGCGATCCCGCTGTCGATCAAGCTCCGTTCGCCATGGCTGTGGGCCGCACTGGTCTTTCTGGGGCTGGGCATGATGATATGGCTACTAGCGCTCCGAGTCCTGCCGGTGGGTGTGGCCTATCCCATGCTCAGCCTGAATTTCGTCTGGGTCACGATGGCCGCCCGTTTCCTGTTCAACGAACCGGTGGGTTGGCAGCATGCGGCCGGCATCGCGTTGATCATCGCAGGTATCTCATGTCTCGCGCCGGCGTTGTAA
- a CDS encoding alpha-hydroxy acid oxidase has translation MELAAHVMPEAGISIRHIQALAEEAEARLPSAVARYFRQGSGASVSAAEAVAAWEGRRLLPHALTDVARIDTGTSLLGTPVRTPIAVAPSTFQRAADPDGERAMAAAVADVGGLLTVSSNAGTRFEAIAETGVAWWLQAYLPADRQAALPLLDRAVAAGVGAIVLTADTPVVARKDDGGAETIWEIAEDDWLQVNFEPGYGSRPGHAKARDLGPADVAWLRERTGLPVVVKGILRGDDAERCIAAGAAAIWVSNHGGRQLDGAAATADCLLDVAAAVGERAEVYVDGGIRSGRHVLTALAMGARAVFLGRPPLWALAAGGRDRVVCELNALGEELVEAMQLAGMRRPGADPSLLAAVRR, from the coding sequence ATGGAACTCGCCGCCCATGTGATGCCGGAGGCCGGGATCAGTATTCGTCACATACAGGCGCTGGCTGAAGAGGCCGAAGCCCGGCTGCCGAGTGCCGTTGCCCGTTACTTCCGTCAGGGCTCCGGTGCGTCGGTGTCCGCGGCCGAGGCGGTGGCCGCCTGGGAGGGGCGGCGTCTGCTGCCGCATGCGCTGACCGATGTAGCGCGGATCGACACTGGCACGTCTTTGTTGGGCACGCCCGTTCGCACGCCGATCGCCGTGGCCCCGAGCACCTTCCAGCGGGCAGCGGACCCCGACGGTGAACGGGCCATGGCGGCGGCGGTCGCCGATGTCGGCGGTTTGCTGACGGTCTCGAGCAACGCCGGCACCCGTTTCGAAGCAATCGCCGAAACCGGGGTCGCCTGGTGGCTGCAGGCGTATCTGCCGGCCGATCGGCAGGCCGCGCTGCCGTTGCTGGACCGGGCGGTGGCCGCCGGCGTCGGCGCGATCGTGCTGACCGCGGATACGCCGGTGGTGGCACGCAAGGACGACGGCGGCGCCGAGACGATATGGGAGATCGCCGAAGACGATTGGCTGCAGGTTAATTTCGAGCCCGGTTACGGCAGCCGGCCGGGGCACGCCAAGGCGCGCGATCTCGGCCCGGCGGATGTCGCCTGGTTGCGTGAGCGCACCGGGCTGCCGGTGGTGGTCAAGGGCATTCTGCGCGGGGATGATGCCGAGCGTTGTATCGCCGCTGGGGCGGCCGCGATCTGGGTCTCCAATCATGGCGGGCGTCAGCTCGACGGCGCGGCGGCCACCGCGGATTGTCTGCTCGATGTGGCCGCAGCGGTCGGCGAGCGCGCCGAGGTCTATGTCGACGGCGGGATTCGTTCAGGGCGCCATGTGCTGACCGCGCTGGCCATGGGCGCGCGGGCCGTATTCCTGGGGCGTCCGCCGTTATGGGCGCTGGCGGCCGGCGGGCGCGATCGGGTGGTGTGCGAGCTGAACGCGCTGGGCGAGGAACTGGTCGAAGCCATGCAATTGGCGGGCATGCGTCGCCCGGGCGCGGATCCGAGCCTGTTGGCCGCGGTGCGTCGTTGA
- the arnT gene encoding lipid IV(A) 4-amino-4-deoxy-L-arabinosyltransferase codes for MRLNKWSVALFFGLFYLFPSATRGLWIPDEARYAEISREMLATGHWIVPHLLGLRYFEKPVLGYWLNNLSQLIFGHDNFAVRFASVAATAASAALVAWLARRFWHSAQTAVAASLIYLSMLLVYGVGTMSVLDAMFSFWMTAAMATFCLCLDARTPRARIARYIVFGLACGAGFLTKGFIALALPVVAILPYMIYRRRFIELLVYGPVAVIAAAVISAPWAIWIQLLAPDYWRYFFWVQHIKRFAGAHAQHAGPVWYYLPLLLAGSLPWLGVAPVTWWHAWRERREAPEFIYLLCWLVFPLLFFSVAKGKLPTYILPCFAPLALLAGHGVMAAVDRAATRVLRVNGAINIVFGLIGVGAVYWLSRPDQHIYGAGDTRALALSLVSFAGWSLFGLVQLRWPLRGWAAAALCPGVLALLLAWALPQSVIDAKQPGWFINAHAPAFTQAVDVLTNDDGVAYSLAWALDRSDIKLLDNRGELAYGLDYPDVAADKNIARDAFPGWLRKARHKGKVVLLLKFHRRRTTPAQYTRDFPPGYKLTAAGDLILLVYPPTT; via the coding sequence ATGCGGCTGAATAAATGGAGCGTGGCCCTGTTCTTCGGGCTGTTCTATCTGTTTCCGAGCGCCACCCGTGGGCTCTGGATCCCCGACGAGGCCCGCTATGCGGAAATCAGCCGGGAAATGCTGGCCACCGGCCACTGGATCGTGCCCCACCTGCTGGGCCTGCGTTATTTCGAAAAGCCCGTCCTCGGGTACTGGCTGAATAATCTGTCGCAGCTGATCTTCGGCCACGACAACTTCGCCGTTCGTTTTGCGTCGGTGGCGGCGACCGCGGCAAGCGCGGCCCTGGTGGCCTGGCTGGCGCGCCGTTTCTGGCACTCGGCACAAACCGCCGTCGCCGCGTCGCTGATCTACCTATCGATGCTGCTGGTCTACGGCGTCGGCACCATGAGCGTGCTCGATGCCATGTTTTCGTTCTGGATGACCGCCGCCATGGCGACGTTCTGCCTGTGCCTGGACGCGCGGACACCCAGAGCCCGCATCGCGCGCTATATCGTGTTCGGCCTGGCCTGCGGCGCCGGTTTTCTGACCAAGGGATTCATCGCGCTGGCCCTGCCGGTAGTGGCGATCCTGCCGTACATGATCTATCGGCGACGCTTCATCGAACTGCTCGTATACGGCCCGGTGGCCGTCATCGCGGCCGCTGTGATCAGCGCACCGTGGGCGATCTGGATTCAACTGCTGGCGCCGGACTACTGGCGCTACTTCTTCTGGGTGCAGCACATCAAGCGCTTCGCCGGTGCCCATGCCCAGCACGCGGGGCCGGTCTGGTATTACCTTCCCCTGCTGCTGGCGGGGAGCCTGCCCTGGCTGGGGGTCGCCCCCGTCACCTGGTGGCACGCCTGGCGCGAACGGCGCGAAGCGCCCGAATTCATTTATCTGCTGTGCTGGCTGGTGTTCCCGCTGCTGTTTTTCAGCGTGGCCAAGGGCAAGCTGCCGACCTATATCCTGCCCTGCTTCGCGCCGCTGGCCCTGCTTGCCGGCCACGGCGTGATGGCGGCGGTGGACCGCGCCGCGACCCGGGTGCTGCGGGTCAACGGTGCCATCAATATCGTTTTCGGCCTCATCGGTGTGGGCGCGGTGTATTGGCTGTCGCGGCCCGATCAACACATTTACGGCGCCGGCGACACCCGGGCGCTCGCGCTCAGCCTGGTCAGCTTCGCCGGCTGGAGCCTGTTCGGCCTCGTGCAGCTGCGCTGGCCGTTGCGCGGATGGGCGGCGGCCGCACTCTGCCCGGGCGTGCTCGCGCTTTTGCTGGCCTGGGCCCTGCCGCAGTCGGTTATCGATGCCAAGCAGCCCGGCTGGTTCATCAACGCGCACGCGCCGGCGTTCACGCAGGCGGTCGATGTGCTCACCAACGACGACGGGGTCGCCTACAGTCTGGCCTGGGCGCTGGATCGCAGCGACATCAAGCTGCTGGATAATCGCGGCGAACTGGCCTACGGTCTGGATTACCCGGATGTCGCCGCCGACAAGAACATCGCCCGTGATGCCTTCCCCGGCTGGCTGAGGAAGGCGCGCCATAAAGGCAAGGTCGTCCTCCTGCTCAAGTTTCATCGCCGGAGGACAACGCCGGCGCAATATACCCGCGACTTCCCGCCCGGCTATAAACTCACCGCCGCGGGCGATTTAATTCTGCTCGTCTATCCGCCGACGACCTGA